A segment of the Panthera uncia isolate 11264 chromosome F1, Puncia_PCG_1.0, whole genome shotgun sequence genome:
CTGCTGCCACACTGCCCTGCACACCACAGGACACTCGCACACACGCGTGCAGAGTCGGGGCTCGGGGCCTGTGGGCTGCGGGtgagaaggcaggagagaagagCAAAGTGTCTCCGTGACAACCTGAAGGTGACAGTAATCACGTCTACTTGAAAATTGCCTGCGAATGAACCGCATGTTCTTGTGTGGCTATGCAAACACATGCAAATGTATGTAAATGTGCGACCCTCCTAACTACTTTCTCCATCTGGATGTGGCCCCTGCAgcgaggccagaaggcagtgggctCCAAGAGTTGgattctgtccagttctccctgCGGGCTGAGGGGGTGGCTGGAGAAACATCTTCGTGCTGCCGGccaccttcccccccacccccgtagCTGCAGTTTGGGGGGCAGCCTCATGTGCAACAAATATCTGTTGCTTTGAGTCAGCTGGATCTGACCTGGACGAGGTGGGCTCTGTGTTCCCTGTCCCCTTCCTCATCCCCAGCCCAGTCTGTGAGGCGGTAACACGATGGTCCCGTCACATTCCTGGAGGGTCACAAGGACCCAAGGACCGGGGAAGCCCCCACATCCCTGAGGCTCAGCCACCAGCTGGGAAACAAGAGGGCCGAGCCCGATTCGCTTCTAGGTCCCGCCCAGAAGCTCAGATCTGAATGTCTGGAATCTCTGATGGAAAATATAGCCACAAGGCTGAGCGGCTATGACTCACCGCCAGCTGGATGCCAGGGAGGGGAGAGCACACTTCGAAGTCATTCTGGAACacaggcctgggttcaagtcttAGATTTTGCTGGATCCTAGCAATTCATACTTGGACAAAGTGCCTCGTTTCTGATTACAGGGCCCCGTCTTTTCCCTTTTGGTACTCGACCTCTGTCCTGCATACGTGCGTTAATAGACCCAACAGACGTTTCAAATGCAAACTCTGTGCCCAGCTCTGGGCTAGGTTCTAGCAACCGAAAGATAAGGAAGCCCTGGGCTCCTGAAGACATCTAGCCCAGACACGCAAGGACAGAGGTAGAATAACAAGGGCGACGACTATTGTGCCCAAGATGCTTtgagggcacagagcaggtgttTCTAACTCAGCAACCCGGCCCGGTAGAGACACAGGGGACGCCTGCAGCTGAGGGGACACCCGAGCCAAGTCTGGGAGAACAAGTAAGCCTCGGCCAGACGAAGGGCAGGTGCCGAGAACATCCTAGCCCAGCGGAGCCGCCCCAGGCAAAGGGACAGAGGCCTGACAGAAGGCGGCTTGCTTTGGGGAACATCTTGTCGCGCATGATGTCTGGAACTGAGTGGGATCGGCACGGCCGGAGGGGCAGGTTCAGGGGAAGGTAGGGAGCGCCTATGCGCCATGCTACTCTGGGATGATGGGAAGCCAGTGACTCTCAGAGGATGGGTGTGGACAGACCGGCACGTTTTCGGAATCTTTCTGGCTGCAGGTGGCGTTGTCTCGGGGTGAGCCAGGCTGGAGCCTGAGGGGCCCATCGGGAGGCTGGAAATGCTGGCTCCCCCTCTCGCCCCAGAGAAGTGAATCTGTGCCATCCCAGCCAACAGCCTGCGCTGTGAGCCAGAGCTACTCCTCggcacagagaggcagggaaaggctggcttgccctccccccgcccccccgcccccgccctcccgTCTCTGCTCCTTTTCCCACTTGATTCCTTGTTCCTCCTCAGCTGCCTGATTGTCTTCTATGACCCTTGATGTCCTTGCAGCAATATCTCTGATAAATGAACTTGCACTTACGGTCTGTTATTTAATTCATGGCCCCTCTTAGAGGAATTCTGTATTAAAAGAGGAACACAGGGTGAGGGCAATGTTTGCCAACGAGAGGCAGATGTCTAATGGCAGGCATTTCAGGAATCTGTGGAGGGGGGGATGGGTAGCAGAGAGTGGGCTACGAGGCCTTCCCGCAGCCCCCACCCGCACTCGGACCACAGGGCGGGGTCGCCTCCTGCAGCCCTGAGACAGGCTGCCGGGGTTGGGTCTGGGCCACCAAACGCAGCCAAGGCCTGGCCCTTGGGAAGAAGGCGCCATGGCCTCTGCGTAAAGGACCCGGGGCCCAGACTCAGGGTCTAGAAGCTGGACGCTGCGTGCggctgtgcacacacacgcacgcacgtgaGTGTGCCCGCCTGCCTCGTGTGTGTCGTGCACAGCGTGAGACCCTTGTACCCTGTGCTGCTCCGAGATCTCTTTGCTACCTAGAGGGAGAGATGCATTTCCTTCCTGTGGCTCGGGGCAAGCCCTGGACACTCAGTCGTGCCTGGTCCTGCGTTCGCCTCTCACCTGACCTCCTGACCGTTTCCCACGGCCGCCTTCCTAGGGACCCCGCTCCGCCCGAGcaagagaaggacagaaagggagaaaggttGTGTTCCCCATCACCCTGCCCTCAGGCTTGTGCCCTGGGGGAGAAGACTGGAGGAAGGTCTATGCCCCTGGGGCTGAGGGGACCAGGGAAGGAACGGGAATGTGGTGTTCTTggtttttttctcagtttatctAAAGcatgggacccccccccccccccacaatgcATGGTGAGCCCTGAATGTTGAAGTAGAGTCTGGAAGGCAAGGAGACTGGAGAAGGGAAAGGTTCAGGAAGCCAGGCTTCATCTGCTGGGGGCGGGGTGCTGGTGGAGGCCCTGGGTGACCGCCGGGGTGGGTGTCCACCAGACTGTGCAGTGCCTCTCAGACTTCAGTGCTCAAGTGAATTCCTGGGATCCTGTTAAAGTGCagttcctgggggcacctggggggctcagtcgggtaagcgtccaactcttgattgcggctcaggtcatgatctcgctgtttgtgagtccaagccccacatcgggctctgcgctgacagcgtggaaacctgcttgggattctctctccccccctctctgcccctcctcttgtcactcttaaaataaataaataagctttaaaaaaataaagtgcatggggctcctgggtggctcagttaagcgtctgaatccagctcaggtcacgatctcacggtccgtgggttcgagccccgtgtcgggctctgtgctgccagctcggagcctggagccttcttctgattctgtgtctccctctctctctgcccctcccctgctcgtgctctgtctctctctctctctcaaaaatgaataaacattgaaaaactatattaaaaaaaataaagtgctgttTCTGATGGAGCAacaggtctgggatggggcctgagagTCTGTATTTCCTGTGAGCTCCCAGGGCATCCCAGTACTGTGATCCGTAGCCCATATTTTGAGTGGCAAGGGTGTAGACTATGCGACATTAATTTGTCCCCAAACGGCTGGGGGAAGCTCAGTGCCTGCCTGCCGAGCAGACAAGTTCTCCCCACCACTCCGCCTCCCACCACAAGGAGCCTCCGAGGGACGCCGTCTTCCGAGGGACCGACACCCTAGGTGGCCCTGTGAAAAGAGCTGGAATATGGTCGTTTTAGGGTCCCTGGGGCGAGGTTCAGTACAACAAACAGCATGGCGGAGGCATCGGTGCTCTTTGGCAGTCCAAGAACATTTTAGGCTCTGCCCTAAATAATCCTGTACTGCAGCCAAAGCCAGTTCAAATGCCAGCAAAATGCCTGCACCAGCCCCCGTTATCAACCTCCCCGGGCCAGCCTCTTTTAAAGGAGCGCTTCCTTGGAGCTCCCTGTTACACTGTCTCCGGCACATTCCGTTAGCCTTTGGGTCCCAGGGCTGAGTGGAGACACAGGAACGGAGCTGGAGGGAGGACGCCCGTCCGGGGAGCTGGCGCATCACTGCCTTTGCCGGAATTTACACGTGGGGGGAGTGGACGGCCCAGAAGGCGTGGACACTTTGCCAGCTGCCTGCGGGGACGGACTCTCCTTTAATGCTAATCGTGGCGCTCTTCTCCTCGCCGTGGCTCATTTTACAGCTTCCGCATCTGTCAGTTCGTTGAATCTTGAAGTCAGATCTGTGAGCCAGGCAGGACTGGCGCCCTTACCTGCTTCTTCTCAAGTGGGAACACGGAGGCTCAGAAAGCCGAGCGGCTGAGCTCAGAACGCCACGACCCAGCTGTCCCAGCTCCACCCAGTGCTCTGTCCAAACGCCCAGTCCTCATACACATACCCCGTGTACTTCCTCAGGGAACAGAGACGACCTTGGAATCCCTGGCCGATGGCTGGGCGTCCTGTGGAGCTGTCTACTCTGGTTAGCAGGAGGTACCTAAATTAAGATCAtccaggagcatctgggtggctcagtctattaagcgtctggctcttgacttcagctcaggtcatgatctcacggttcgtggagtTCAAACtgggcatcgggctctgcgctgacagtgtggagcctgcttgggattctctctctccatctttgtccctcttctgcctgtgctctctctctctcaaaataaataaataagactttattttattttcttaatttttttaaatgtttatttttgagagagagagagattgagagagagagcatgcgagcaggagaggggcagagagagagggagacacaatccaaagcaggctccaggctctgagctgtcagcacagagctgacgcggggctggaactcatgaactgtgagatcatgacctgagccgaagttggaggcttaaccgactgagccacccaggcgcccctgaataaacttaaaaaaaaaaaaaaaaaaaaaaaagaccatccaAACATGGCAACAAGGGGCAGGGGGCAAGTAATTGGTAAGCATTTCCTTAGTTCTAAGTTCTACTTTGTTCTTAGCTCTATTTCTTAGTGCCAATTCTAGGGAAGAGCtttctaaaatctgtatttcaacttctctgctttcctttcaaAGTGCCCCTTCGACCTTATAGAGCAGATACCATCTAAGAATTCAGGGCCAAATCAGGGTCTGGACAGAAAGGGGAGCCGAAGTGACAACTTCTGACCACTAGAGGGACCCCAGGCACCAgctacaggtttttttttgtttttgggttttttttttttgttttttgttttttgttttttgttttttgtttttgtttttgtttttgtttttgcagcaATCAGTGCTTGGAATGGTACCCACCGCTTGGAAAGATTCAGGTCAGGCGCATATCTGGTTAAGAATCCCTTCATTGTTCTACAGACCAGGTTTGCAAGAGACCAAAGTATCCCAGCTCTGAGCCAGGGGACTTTAATTCAAGGATCCAAGCATAGAGATTAAAATCATCACCAGGGGGGAACACAGCCACCGGCATCAAAGAAGAGGGATTCTGGTCTAGCTCTCTCATTTAACCTATCATCATGGATTCTCACAGAGTCTTCTGCTACCAAATATTCTGGTTCAGAATATCTCGAATCGAGTCAAGGACTACTGAACGCCTCTCCCCAGACAGCCCTGTTGCCCTGTCCATTTGGAGGAAAGCTGCTGCGCTGGTTCTGGCTCTGTCCCAGTGCATGGGACACCCCTCCGCTATGTCTGAGGATTCGTTCCTGTTCGGCCTCAGCCCGAATCCTTTCTGGAACTGTGAGCCCATAACTCAAATCAGATCTGTCCTCTTATTCTCACAGGGTAGCGGCTCTGTCTTCCTGTAACAGCACTGAACAGCATGCAcgatgtatctgtgtgtgtgtaggtgcaTAATCTCTACCTCTCCCATTTGTCTCCAGACCCCACAAGGGCAAAGCGGAGCTCGGATATGTTCACCCCTGTAACACAAGAGCACAGAGCGGTGCAgagttctctgtgtgtgtgtgtgtgcgcgcgtgcattatttacaataacaggAATGCCACAGCCGACCCCTGTAAGCTGTCATCGCTTGTGGAAAACCTTTCTTAACATTCAGTCAAAAGCGGTCTGGGTTACTTCTTCCCGTCCAGTGTTCCCAGTTCTACATCTGCAGCTGCACTCTGACCTCAAGCTCCTTTCGCAGGACAGCCATCCGGTTACGTGAAGGTAGCTGTGTGTTTTTGACATTTTCCCAGAGTTGGGggtcccacccacctcccctgctccttcaGCCCCTCTGTGGAGAAGTAGCCTTGTCTCCACATTGCTGTCATTTTATCCactcccctttatttttttaagtttatttatttatttattttgagagagaggaagagagagaggatcccaagcaggctcaccaCCAGTGAgcccaccagcacagagcccgacacggcacTTGAACCCACCAagtgcgagatcacgacccgggctgaaaccaagagtcggacacttgatgcactgagccacccaggcgtccccacgcCCCTTTAAAGAGCTCTGATTTGTTAGCGTGGCCCCCAGAGCTGAGCCCTCCATGGCAAAGCTGgcctgggcagggcaggaaggcACGTTGGGGTGCCCTGCCTTGTCCTGTACGTTGCGGTTCTCAGTGCAGCTTGAGTCTCATTCGCTTTTTGGCCGCCACACACACTATTGAATCATCTCAAGCCTGTGGCCAAGGAAAcctgcaaggtttttttttttttttttttttttttttaaatatataagaacttCTGTTGAGTCAGGTCTCTTACATCCTGTTTTTGtgcaagtaatttttttaaaacgcaGTTTTGCCTTAATTTCTATTACATTGTGTTTAATCTCTGCAGTTTTTGCTATCCCGGTGGCCTCCCCTCCAACCCACTTGCACTCCCGACACTGCCAGGGATCTCCCTCTGTCAGTCAGTCAGGAACGTGGGGTGTGTGGCTCCATCCCGGAGAGCGAAGGAGTGGATGCAGGGAGGAGGCACACGAGAAGGCCTTTGGAGCCTCCGGGCTGCAAGCACAGACCTTCCACTCTTCCTCACCCCTTCGTCAGGTCACTGACAGGAAAGGGCAACTGATTTGTAAAACACTCTCTTCCCCCGCCGCTCCATACCCGTTCCCTCCCCTCTGGGTAATTGCCCTTCCACaatccaccgccccccccccaaccccccgggCATATAAGGGGAAAATGCCCTTCATTCTTGTATCTTCTCTGCATCTGTACATAAAGAGCATTCCTGGCCGTGACAGTGAGGCAGGACCACGCGCTGATGAGGGGCTTTGGGATTTGTTAAGGGTCTTTAGTTGTGAAATAGAAGCCTGGACTGAGCAATCAAGGTGACCAAGTTCTCGTGGGGTTTCTGTGTGTCCATTAAGATTATTAAGGAGAGGGCTGGGAAATCCTGAGAaccaaggaaggaaggggacaggAAGGGACCAGATGGGTCCAGGGAGATGTGGATGTCTAGAGTTGTGTGAGTCATTTCTATGTCTGCTGGTACCTGTCCCAGGGTCCTGAACTTAGTAGGCACTCAATGATACatcctttaggggcgcctgggtggctcagttggttaagcgtccagcttcggctcaggtcatgacctcatggttagtgggttcaagccccgtgtcaggctctgtgctgacagcttggagcctggagcctgctttggattgtgtgtctccctcgttctctgcccctcctctgcccactctctctctctctctctctctctctctcaaaaataaataaaacgttgaaaaaaaaatacatctttgaaATGAAATGAGTTACACACCCCTAAGTGCCTTAAAGGGTTAACCTGACTAAATGCCCAGAGTTTCAAGAAAATGAATTGCCacagtgggtgggggtggggctatCGGAGGTGAGAGAAGGAACCAGAGTTCAGAGGTCAGgaagggaatgggggtggggggagctgggctGGAACTGAAGCTGAGGAGAAGGAATGATAAGGAACAAATGGCAGGAAGGCCAAAATGTCTCTGAGGCCCACAAAAAGTGTGGGTTCCCTCCCTGAGTGTGATCAAATCTGAAGAGGTGGCCAGGCTCCAAATTTGATTCTGAGCCAGTGGAAGACAGTCTCCTTGAACTTGGGGGCCTCTCTGGGGACTCCCTTTTCCTTAGGTAAATATGAAGGATGACAGTCCTCCTGGCTCGCCCCTGCTGTCCAAAGCTGCACTGTCCCGAAGGAAAACAAGCATCACTCCAACCTGAGGTTCAGGGACTGTGGTGAGTCCCCTGGCTGCCCCTGGCCCAAAGTTGACAGAGAAAACAGGTTCCCAGGCCAGAAATCTTGTGCGACAGTCCCCCAGTCTCTTCAGCCCCCAACCCTGGCCGTGTGTAGCCcttggaggcccagagaggtatcCTGGGGGGCTTCTGGAGAGGAGCTGGGGGCTCTGGGGCTGTTTACTTGCTCCTCTTTCCTAGGAGCTTGGAAACCCTCCAGGGTGGGAGTCCACACTTGATTCATATGAAAttaattcattcacatatttagcACACATTTGCTGAGCTCTATGTTCCAGTCACAACAGAGAAAAAGCTCCTGTACTCTTGATACTTGCTTTTCTGTGGTGGtgaggggggggggttgcagatCAGCAGTAAAGTGGTagcaaacaaatgaagaaaagggacATGGCAGTGTATGACGCATACACACTGGAAACCTCCTGGCGAATCGGTGGAGAATAATTGGGTGcgtgggggtggcggtggggctACATCACACTGCATGTCAGGAAAAGTCAGCCTGGGAAGAGGAGATATTTGCATCGAGACCCCAGGGATGAGAAGGGACCAGTCCCATAAAGTGCACAGGGAACAGTCCAGGCAGAAGGGATGTCCTGCGCAAAGCCCAGAATAGAAATGGGATTTGCCCATCCAAGGAACAGCACATTCTTTAGGTCACTGGGCTTCAAGCTTGGGGAGCAAGGGCGAGGTGAAGCCACAGTCCATCACAGAAGTCGTGCTCGTGTGAAAGGCCAGAGTTAAACTCCAAGGGCAGTGGGGAAGGACTCCATGACAAACTGTGGATGTAATATTCTGTTGTCCCAAAGAGAGATTTGGTAACTTTCATCAGATTTCCCAAGAGACCTATGATTCCCTCTTCCCCAAACACTAGTAACACCCGACTTCGAGGGAGAAGACAAGCCTCGGGCCCTTCAGAAAGACGCAGTTTGCAGGGCTCAGAACATTCTCTGGGAATCTTCGGGAGTAGTAGGCAACATTAAGTGCCCCCCAAATACggtacaaacaaaaacaaagaaacgtGGAGAGACACGTCGGCGTTGGGACAGTCGGGGCTCTCATGCTACAAAACCCAGTTCCCAAACACCTGGGTGGCCAGTGAGACATGCTTAAGAATTGTGAGGACTTCTTCCTCTCGTTTATACAAACGTGTCTGAGGTCTCCGAAATCTAAGTGTTCCACACAGACGGCTGAAATCCCCTACAACTGTGCCCCCACTTCCCCTAAACCAGTTTTGCAAGGGGCTCTGTGTCCTGGGGATCCCCTCTGTCCATGtaggccccaggccccagaggcCACGCCCACTTTTGCGGGGAGCTCCTTTCTcagccggccccgccccctgcgtGCCCCACAGCCCTCCCCCCCAAATCACCCCAAAGATGCGCGCGTTCCATTTGGAAGGACTTGGACTTGTTAATTAACCTGAACAGTCACATTGGTCTGCAAGGTGCATTGTTGTTAATTAAAGCTGAGATTCTCCTTGTGCCCAGACGGCGGCTGCTGTTGTCAGAATAATTAGATAGCATGCGATGGTTTTCATGCAAATCCCTGGCAATTAGAGCTGGCGAGGAATTGGGTTTGAGATCCCAGGGAAGTCTTCCATCAGAATTCCTCCGAGGGCCGCCCCTGGGGGAAggcgatgatgatgatggggCTGTGGGGTTCGGGGTTGGGAAAAAGGGTGTGAGGTCAGGTATCTGTTTCCTGCATCTTCTGGGAGGGGCCCCAGCCCGGAATGTATGAACCGTGGGCCTCAGTGTTCCTCAGTGTTCTTTCCTGAGGCAGTGCGGAGGGAtcctccccagggcctggcctgcTCCCAGAGCTTGCCTCCTGCTCTCGTATTTCTGAGAGGATTGTTCCTTTAGCCCAGGGGCCCAGTAACTCATACACAGCTTATGTCCCTGCCAACCCTAAGATTAAATTCTGAAGGGTTCTAAGGAAACAGGATCTGGATGCTTGAGGGGTCGCTGAAAAGATGCCACATTCAGACCAGTTTGGGGGAGGTTGGCAGCATGAGGTGGGTCCAATGGCCTGGGGTGGCAGGACTCCAGGAGAGCCTTGAAGAAATGGCCACGGTCAGGATCAGGCTCACGGAAGGCGTATCCCAGGGCAGTACACGGTACCGGAAGGGCCGCCCAGAGGGACTGGGGTGGGATGGGCCGGAGATAAGTGTGGGGAGGCCGCTCCAACCTCCCAGACCTCTTATCAGCCACCGGCTTCTGCCTCCGCCTTTGCTTGGTGAGAGATGTGATAGGGGGGGCCTGTCTGGGTTTCTCTGCAGCCAGACCCAGCAGGAGCGGTTTCTGTCTAGAGGCCCGGCCGGGGCTGGAGGGCACAGCCCCGGGGGCTTAAAGACAGCCTCCACGTGCATCAGATTACCCTGGAAGGCTCAGCGAAGGCAaacaccctcccctgcctctcaacTAGGTCAGCCTGGCATCCAGGGCCCCGCGAGGGGCTGGGTGATGTCCAGGAagatggggagagggcagggctggcGGGTCCCCAGGAGCCGCTGCAAAGGGGGTAAGAGAGAAAAGCCTGTGACGTCTTCACGACCGGTGGTTGGAGGCCTTATTATAATTTAGGTTTGTAAATTCTCTGGTTTTCCtgcatttttctcctctctcctttctgtctcagaaCGGGCCTCCCGCGGCTCCACCGGCCCTAAGTCCCGCCTTTCCATTTAGGATGTACCAATCCGCAGCTATCCTGGGGGTTGCTAGGAGACAGgaggttgtggggtggggggcgggcggaTTTCGAGGCTTTGTCACGCACCCACCCAGGAAAATTCCGGAGCCTGTCTGCCGCCTGCCTGGGCTGTTCTAGCTCCCGCCTGCTCCTCTCCTGCACTCTCCTATTTATCTCCGAGCCCGGAGAGTCCAGCAGAAACGGTGTAGGGGAAAACCGGGTTAGCCTGCATCTTTAGGAAGCGGAGAGGCGGTATCCGGATTCAGACAGGTGGGGAAGGTACCCTCTCAAGTTTCCCCAGCTTTGAATTGGCTTGGAGGGAGAAACTCGTTTTTGTGTGTGGCATCTCGGGTAGAGGGTGAATTTGTTGGTGGCAGAAGTTGTTCTGCTTATCCAGTGGCCTTCCGACCATGGCCCAAACTTGGAGGAAAAAGCCCCCAGGGTCAGGATCATGCAgccagggagtggggggtgggggtggtatcTGGGGGAGAAGCTCCCAGGGCAGCAGCGGGGTGTGGTGTAGAAGGTGGAGGGAAAGATTTGTGGGGCGAGAAAGGTTCATTTCAGGAGCCGGGGTTTGAAAGGGAAATTTGGGGGATTCTAAGCAGAAGATGAGTCAGATCAGGCCCCTCCCTTTGAAGTGTCTCAACCTTCTGGACTTCTTGATGTTTCGTTCCCGCTACGCATCCCACACAGAAAAGACTCAGCACAGAAGCCGGGGGAAAGAAAACTCATTTGGGCAAGGACTGAGTCATAAATCCTGATCCCATGTCCTGAAAACCAGGACGGAGAAGGGGACAAAGTGGAAGGAAGGGTCTGAGAGAAGTCAGAGCTGGCACACAGGTGTGTGTGGTGCGGACACTGACGGGCAGGCGAGCCGCACGCGGACGAGTGGTATCTCATGCCTGCACCCAGCATGGATGGGTCCCTACAGATAGAGACAGATGCACACCcacgtgagcacacacacacacacacacacatgcacgcgtgTACACGCACGGGGATTAGGGTCCTGCCGAGAAATAAACTTCAGAGAGATGATTCCTGGGAAGTGGCTTTGGGAATTCTCTCGAATGAATGTTCCCGGACTAAGTGAGGTCCCCCAGGATGCTTCTCTCCTCCTTGCCCACCACCCTGATCTCTAAGCAAAGCCAACAGGTGTCGGATAGAAGGTGGAGAGGAAGGCGGGACGAGCCAGCCAGGGTGGGGAGTCCCGTTCTTGGCTCGTTTTcactcttctctgtttttctctctctggggccCGTGGTCTCTATCCCTGCTTTTCCGCAAcagtttctcttccttcctcatcTGCTAAGCCATCTCTTCGAGTTTTTCAGGGGTAGCGGCTCCCCTCATTCTCTGGTGCCTCTTCCCCTTGCCTTTGAGATAGCGGTAGCCTCTAGAGAGAACATCTGTGCGCCCTGAGGGTGTTTGTACACTTTCTCCCCAGGCCAGCTAGAGAAACAGACGCTGGCCGGGAAGTCTGGTGTgaaatccctccctctctccctctccctctccattctccttcctctcctctgcgTCCCCGGATAAAACGAGAAACCAGCAGCTCGGTAACAGTAGCGTAGACTTTAATTCAGGTTGACAGGTGCGAAGGGAGCTGGGACTTGCCTCCCGGGGGGTCCAGATGAGAAGGCCGTCTTGccgagagaggcagggagggcaggggcgtGCGGGTGGTCTGGTGGTAGAACAGAGCCAGGAGCAGGGGTGTGGCCACACCGTGGAGTATCGCCAGGGCCTCTGCCAGGTGCAGGAGCAGGTCCAGAGCCTGCTGGGCCAGACACGTCGACAGTACCAAGGACTTGGACCTCACAAGGAAGTCCAACCCCAGAGCCAGCCCGTGAGGCCACCAGAAAACAAACCAGACCCACAGGACACTAACGCAGGGACCTGGCCACCTGCCCCACGCTTTCGTCAGCGCCTTGGTACCTAACAAGCCCAGTGGCAACAAGGTGAAGGCGGTAAAGCTGGCCACCACGTGCAAAAGTGGCAGAAACCTGGGGCTCTTGTTGAAGCTCAGGGAGCAGAGTCCACGGGAAGTGTCACTGGCCAGCGTGACGGGCAGCCCCAGGAGAAGAGCCGCTCCCCAGAGTCCCACAGTGAGCCACAGGGTGATGCCTGCGACGTGGCCCACATCCAGTTTGGGGCCCAGGCAGGCGTGGCACCCAATCAGCAGAGCCTGGGCAAAGGCTGAGCCGTACCAGAACAAGTGTGCCAGGCGGCACAGGGCTGTGCTCTGGATCCCGTTGAGGCCCGGGGCCAGGATGGGCACCACGATACTGAAGAGGGTGCTGCCCACGGCCAGCTGTACGAGGACCGGCCGCTCAGGGCAGACCCGCCAGTGGAAGAGAGGCCTGAGAAGCGCAAAGAGCACGGCTCCCCCCGCAAGGATGCCCAGGACGCTGGCGAGGacgaagaagggcagagaggagtcGTCGAGCAGGGGGCAGGAGCGGCAGGGGGCGGCGGCTTC
Coding sequences within it:
- the ACKR1 gene encoding atypical chemokine receptor 1; the protein is MGNCLQHRVADEDATKFTLGEDIWDEFNDSYDMNYNYSIVEAAAPCRSCPLLDDSSLPFFVLASVLGILAGGAVLFALLRPLFHWRVCPERPVLVQLAVGSTLFSIVVPILAPGLNGIQSTALCRLAHLFWYGSAFAQALLIGCHACLGPKLDVGHVAGITLWLTVGLWGAALLLGLPVTLASDTSRGLCSLSFNKSPRFLPLLHVVASFTAFTLLPLGLLGTKALTKAWGRWPGPCVSVLWVWFVFWWPHGLALGLDFLVRSKSLVLSTCLAQQALDLLLHLAEALAILHGVATPLLLALFYHQTTRTPLPSLPLSARRPSHLDPPGGKSQLPSHLST